A region from the Silene latifolia isolate original U9 population chromosome 7, ASM4854445v1, whole genome shotgun sequence genome encodes:
- the LOC141590947 gene encoding auxin-binding protein ABP19b-like: MDQPMIFLMMLSILLSFSSASVVDFCVADLNYPVGPAGFPCKNPATLTSNDFVFSGFSVAGNTSNSIFKSAITKANHHTFPALNGLGISISRLDLAVGGIAPLHTHRADEMVLVIEGTIISGFIASDNTAYYKTMNKGDIMILPQSLLHFQINIGDIPAVLFVSLNSPSPGFQFLPLSLGSNNLPSEIIEKTTLLDPQQVKKLKNVFRGTN, translated from the coding sequence ATGGATCAGCCAATGATCTTTTTGATGATGTTATCCATTCTTCTATCATTCTCGTCCGCCAGCGTAGTTGATTTCTGTGTAGCAGACTTGAACTACCCAGTCGGACCAGCAGGGTTCCCTTGTAAGAACCCTGCTACCCTCACCTCCAATGACTTTGTTTTCTCAGGCTTCAGCGTGGCTGGAAACACATCTAATAGCATATTCAAATCTGCAATAACTAAAGCAAACCATCATACATTCCCTGCGCTAAACGGTTTAGGCATTTCAATTTCACGACTAGACCTAGCCGTGGGAGGCATTGCTCCATTACACACACATCGTGCAGACGAAATGGTCCTAGTCATTGAGGGAACCATCATTTCCGGGTTCATTGCATCCGATAACACCGCCTATTACAAGACTATGAACAAGGGTGACATTATGATACTTCCTCAAAGTTTGCTACATTTCCAAATTAATATTGGTGACATTCCTGCTGTTTTATTTGTAAGCTTGAATAGTCCTAGTCCTGGATTCCAGTTTCTACCTCTTTCTTTGGGCTCAAATAATTTACCCTCTGAAATCATTGAGAAGACTACTTTGTTGGATCCTCAACAAGTGAAGAAATTGAAGAATGTTTTCCGTGGCACCAACTAA